The Immundisolibacter cernigliae genome has a window encoding:
- a CDS encoding cytochrome ubiquinol oxidase subunit I — MSALADPLLLARLQFAANISFHILFPSINMALAWVLLYFKLRGRANDGARWQAAYGTWVKVFALSFALGVVSGVTMSFQFGTNWPGYMQRVGNIAGPLLGYEVLTAFFLEATFLGVMLFGRGRVSERMHLLATVLVAVGTSLSAFWILALNSWMQTPAGYVMIDGQAHAASWWAVIFNPSFPYRLTHMLLASGLTVAFLLAGLSSYRRLRGERSTEVAATLRTGVLLAAALIPVQIFIGDLHGLNTLEHQPAKIAAMEAIWDTERGADLRLFAWPDERTRSNRFEITIPDAASLILTHHWNGELRGLNSFPDHPPVAPLFFAFRIMVGVGLLMLAVSWLAAWQTLRRGEPTALVQRGLLVMTFSGWLAVLAGWYTTEIGRQPWLVYGVLKTADAASDVPASMIALSLGLYLTLYAVLIVAYVWVLFYMARKAGTAQGTVEGV, encoded by the coding sequence ATGAGTGCGCTCGCCGATCCGCTGCTGCTGGCGCGCCTGCAGTTTGCCGCCAACATCAGCTTTCACATCCTGTTTCCCAGCATCAACATGGCGCTGGCCTGGGTGCTGCTGTATTTCAAGCTGCGCGGGCGGGCCAACGATGGCGCCCGGTGGCAGGCTGCCTATGGCACCTGGGTCAAGGTATTTGCGCTGTCGTTCGCGCTGGGCGTGGTCAGCGGCGTGACCATGAGCTTCCAGTTCGGCACCAACTGGCCGGGTTACATGCAGCGGGTGGGCAACATCGCCGGGCCGCTGCTCGGCTACGAGGTGCTGACGGCATTTTTCCTGGAGGCGACCTTCCTGGGCGTGATGCTGTTCGGCCGCGGGCGCGTGTCCGAGCGCATGCATCTGCTGGCGACCGTGCTGGTGGCGGTCGGCACCAGCCTTTCGGCGTTCTGGATTCTGGCGCTCAATTCCTGGATGCAGACCCCGGCCGGATACGTGATGATCGACGGCCAGGCGCACGCCGCCAGCTGGTGGGCGGTGATCTTCAACCCCTCGTTCCCATACCGGCTGACGCACATGCTGCTGGCCTCCGGGCTGACGGTGGCGTTTCTGCTGGCCGGGCTGTCGTCCTACCGGCGCCTGCGCGGCGAGCGCAGCACCGAGGTCGCGGCAACGCTTCGCACCGGTGTGCTGCTGGCGGCGGCACTGATTCCGGTGCAGATTTTCATCGGCGATCTGCACGGCCTGAACACGCTGGAGCACCAGCCGGCCAAGATCGCCGCCATGGAGGCCATATGGGACACCGAGCGCGGTGCCGACCTGCGGCTCTTCGCCTGGCCGGATGAACGCACGCGCAGCAACCGCTTCGAGATCACCATCCCCGACGCGGCCAGCCTGATCCTGACTCACCACTGGAATGGCGAACTGCGCGGCCTGAACAGCTTTCCGGACCACCCGCCGGTGGCGCCGCTGTTCTTCGCGTTTCGGATCATGGTCGGCGTGGGCCTGCTGATGCTGGCGGTCAGTTGGCTGGCGGCCTGGCAGACGCTGCGCCGGGGCGAGCCCACGGCGCTGGTCCAGCGCGGCCTGCTGGTGATGACGTTTTCGGGCTGGCTGGCGGTGCTGGCCGGCTGGTACACGACCGAGATCGGCCGCCAGCCGTGGCTGGTGTACGGCGTCCTCAAGACTGCGGACGCGGCTTCCGACGTGCCGGCCAGCATGATCGCACTGAGTCTGGGGTTGTACCTGACGCTGTACGCGGTGCTGATCGTCGCCTACGTGTGGGTGCTGTTCTACATGGCGCGCAAGGCCGGCACGGCGCAAGGCACCGTGGAGGGCGTGTGA
- a CDS encoding cytochrome d ubiquinol oxidase subunit II, which produces MDQALPLIFMGLMGVAMLAYVVLDGFDLGVGLLLPLVDDADKDRMIASIGPFWDANETWLVLGAGILLVAFPHAHGVVLTALYLPVAFMLIGLILRGVAFDFRVKAHADHKALWNRAFVAGSALAAFAQGFMLGKYILGFAGGLWPFLFATLIGLCLMAGYALLGATWLLMKTGPALKQRAAGWARRALWGTALGLAAVSVATPLVSERIFDKWFAMPEFILLLQVPLATAVLLLVADRRLKRLCQQDLPRPWEPFACAVGLFVLAAIGLAYSLYPYLVVDRLTAWQAAAAPESLKFILVGVVITLPAIIAYTVYVYRVFWGEAGELRYE; this is translated from the coding sequence ATGGACCAGGCGCTGCCGCTGATCTTCATGGGCCTGATGGGCGTCGCGATGCTGGCCTACGTGGTGCTGGACGGCTTCGACCTGGGTGTCGGCCTGTTGCTGCCGCTGGTGGACGATGCCGACAAGGACCGCATGATCGCTTCCATCGGCCCGTTCTGGGATGCCAACGAAACCTGGCTGGTGCTGGGCGCCGGCATCCTGCTGGTGGCCTTTCCACACGCGCATGGCGTGGTGCTGACGGCGCTCTACCTGCCGGTGGCGTTCATGCTGATCGGCCTGATCCTGCGCGGCGTGGCCTTCGATTTCCGGGTCAAGGCCCACGCCGACCACAAGGCGCTGTGGAACCGCGCCTTCGTGGCCGGCTCGGCGCTGGCGGCGTTCGCGCAGGGCTTCATGCTCGGCAAGTACATCCTGGGCTTTGCCGGCGGGCTGTGGCCGTTTCTGTTTGCGACCCTGATCGGCCTGTGTCTGATGGCAGGCTACGCGCTGCTTGGCGCCACCTGGCTGCTGATGAAAACCGGCCCGGCGCTCAAGCAGCGCGCCGCCGGCTGGGCGCGGCGAGCGCTGTGGGGGACGGCGCTCGGCCTGGCGGCGGTGTCGGTCGCCACGCCGCTGGTCAGTGAGCGCATCTTCGACAAGTGGTTCGCCATGCCCGAGTTCATCCTGCTGCTGCAGGTGCCGCTGGCCACGGCGGTACTGTTGCTGGTCGCCGACCGGCGCCTGAAGCGCCTGTGCCAGCAGGATCTGCCGCGGCCGTGGGAGCCGTTTGCCTGCGCCGTGGGGCTGTTCGTGCTGGCGGCGATCGGGCTTGCCTACAGCCTGTATCCCTATCTGGTGGTCGATCGCCTTACCGCCTGGCAGGCTGCTGCGGCGCCCGAGTCGCTCAAGTTCATCCTGGTCGGCGTGGTCATCACCCTGCCGGCCATCATCGCCTACACCGTATACGTGTACCGAGTGTTCTGGGGCGAGGCCGGGGAACTGCGTTATGAGTAG
- a CDS encoding dihydrodipicolinate synthase family protein yields the protein MLTKDDVRGVSAMIPTPCKEGQGGWQYEDSVDLDETARMTEQLIAAGIGSIAANGTTGECAALTLEEKLAFTRTIIEVARGRVPVFAGITTLGTKETVRQMRKFRELGVEGGFVGLPLWQTPTITNSVKFYADLAEAVPEMALMVYANPLFFKSTFPVEFWEGVGKHCPTVVTCKYVGNLMDPKNMLIDLPASMDAAPHVQFLPIDFAAPMAYDLVGDRLKGMWSTSCAMGPEPVVALQRAIDAGDKARMGEIMHDLHGLPNAIPDFKEFSKYNVQVEKIRCNAAGYIKAGPCRAPYEDLPDDWRALTVASGKAWAELCARKYR from the coding sequence ATGTTGACCAAAGATGATGTCCGCGGCGTATCTGCCATGATCCCGACGCCGTGCAAGGAAGGGCAGGGCGGCTGGCAGTACGAGGATTCGGTCGATCTTGACGAAACCGCGCGCATGACCGAGCAGCTGATCGCCGCCGGTATCGGCTCGATCGCCGCCAACGGCACTACCGGCGAGTGCGCGGCGCTGACGCTGGAAGAGAAACTCGCCTTCACCCGCACCATCATCGAGGTGGCGCGCGGCCGGGTGCCGGTGTTCGCCGGCATCACCACGCTGGGCACCAAGGAAACCGTGCGCCAGATGCGCAAGTTTCGTGAGCTGGGCGTGGAAGGCGGCTTCGTCGGCCTGCCGCTGTGGCAGACCCCGACCATCACCAACTCGGTCAAGTTCTATGCCGATCTGGCCGAGGCAGTGCCGGAAATGGCGCTGATGGTTTATGCCAACCCGCTGTTTTTCAAATCGACCTTCCCGGTCGAGTTCTGGGAAGGCGTCGGCAAGCACTGCCCGACGGTGGTCACCTGCAAGTACGTCGGCAACCTGATGGACCCGAAGAACATGCTGATCGACCTGCCGGCCAGCATGGACGCCGCGCCGCATGTGCAGTTCCTGCCGATCGACTTTGCCGCGCCGATGGCTTACGACCTGGTCGGCGATCGCCTCAAGGGCATGTGGTCGACCAGCTGCGCCATGGGGCCGGAGCCGGTGGTCGCCCTGCAGCGAGCCATCGACGCCGGCGACAAGGCGCGCATGGGCGAGATCATGCACGACCTGCACGGCCTGCCCAACGCCATCCCGGACTTCAAGGAATTCTCCAAGTACAACGTGCAGGTGGAAAAAATCCGCTGCAACGCCGCCGGCTACATCAAGGCCGGCCCGTGCCGCGCGCCGTACGAGGACCTGCCGGACGACTGGCGCGCCCTGACCGTGGCCAGCGGCAAGGCCTGGGCCGAGCTGTGCGCGCGTAAGTACCGCTGA